A region from the Aquimarina sp. ERC-38 genome encodes:
- a CDS encoding NHLP leader peptide family RiPP precursor: MELSKEQQLFQQIINEAWENESFKKDLIENPVQAIEALTGEKLNIPEGKTLVVRDQTDESTVYINIPAAIPVDAELSEEQLEAVAGGRNDIPKWIIPNFPSPFDPTPEM; this comes from the coding sequence ATGGAATTATCTAAAGAACAACAACTGTTCCAGCAGATTATTAACGAAGCCTGGGAAAATGAAAGTTTTAAAAAGGACTTAATAGAAAATCCAGTACAAGCTATCGAAGCCTTAACTGGGGAAAAGTTAAACATCCCTGAAGGAAAAACCTTGGTAGTAAGAGATCAGACGGATGAATCTACCGTATACATTAACATCCCGGCAGCAATACCTGTTGATGCGGAACTAAGTGAAGAACAATTAGAAGCGGTTGCTGGGGGAAGAAATGATATACCAAAATGGATTATCCCAAATTTCCCTTCCCCTTTTGACCCAACACCAGAAATGTAA
- a CDS encoding NHLP leader peptide family RiPP precursor has protein sequence MEVSKEQARYQQIINEAWENESFKQELIADPVAAIEALTGKKLNIPKGKTLVVRDQTAEDTVYINIPTAPAEDVELNEDQLEAVAGGKSIIEIFNDVFGDFLK, from the coding sequence ATGGAAGTATCTAAAGAGCAAGCACGCTACCAACAGATCATCAATGAAGCCTGGGAAAATGAAAGTTTTAAACAAGAGCTAATCGCTGATCCGGTAGCAGCCATTGAAGCCCTAACTGGTAAAAAGTTAAACATTCCTAAAGGAAAAACGCTGGTAGTACGTGATCAAACCGCAGAAGATACGGTATATATTAATATTCCTACGGCACCAGCCGAAGATGTAGAACTTAACGAAGATCAACTGGAAGCGGTTGCGGGGGGTAAATCAATAATAGAAATCTTTAATGATGTCTTCGGAGATTTTTTAAAATAA
- a CDS encoding NHLP leader peptide family RiPP precursor codes for MMELTREQQLYQQIINEAWENESFKEELLVNPIQAIETLTGKKLNIPEGKTLVVRDQTDENAVYINIPAAVDTANVELSEEQLEAVAGGIEIPIIKFGDPQIWDPTIWIDEKAPDNFPFG; via the coding sequence ATGATGGAACTAACAAGAGAACAACAATTGTATCAACAAATTATTAACGAAGCCTGGGAAAACGAAAGTTTTAAAGAGGAACTACTTGTAAATCCAATACAAGCCATTGAAACCTTAACCGGTAAAAAGTTAAACATTCCCGAAGGAAAAACGCTAGTGGTACGTGATCAAACGGATGAGAATGCGGTATACATCAATATCCCCGCAGCAGTAGATACGGCAAATGTAGAGTTAAGCGAAGAGCAGTTAGAAGCCGTAGCCGGAGGAATTGAAATACCTATCATCAAATTTGGTGATCCGCAAATATGGGATCCTACTATCTGGATTGACGAAAAAGCTCCGGACAACTTTCCTTTTGGGTAA
- a CDS encoding DUF1801 domain-containing protein translates to MKEEPLPSIESYINNLPEERITPIRKLRKVIKDNLPKGFSEEINNRTIGFVVPLNLYPKGYHCQPNQPLPFINLASQKNYIALHHMGIYADPNLLTWFKEEYTKHVKTKLDMGKSCIRFKKVNNIPYTLIAELAAKWTPQQWIETYERVIYKKS, encoded by the coding sequence ATGAAAGAAGAGCCCTTACCAAGTATTGAAAGTTATATCAACAACCTTCCGGAGGAACGAATAACACCTATCCGAAAATTACGAAAAGTCATTAAAGATAACTTACCTAAAGGTTTTTCAGAAGAAATAAATAATAGGACGATAGGATTTGTAGTGCCTCTTAATTTATATCCAAAGGGCTATCACTGCCAACCTAACCAACCTCTGCCTTTTATAAATCTGGCTTCGCAAAAAAATTACATAGCCCTACATCATATGGGAATATATGCTGATCCGAACCTTCTAACCTGGTTTAAGGAGGAGTATACAAAACATGTCAAAACTAAATTAGATATGGGTAAAAGTTGTATTCGTTTTAAAAAGGTAAACAACATACCCTACACGCTTATAGCAGAACTAGCTGCTAAATGGACTCCGCAACAATGGATAGAAACTTATGAAAGGGTTATCTATAAAAAAAGCTGA
- a CDS encoding HupE/UreJ family protein: protein MNTLKFVSFCIYGIYCILAETSKAHLMSEFWLYVQLGFYHVLDWKAYDHILFLTVLAVSFSADHWKKVLWAVTAFTLGHTIALFLSIYKVVSINKNMIEFLIPVTILITAIFVVVRSGSLKQQALSPVFIGITIFFGLIHGFGFSNYFKVISSNTGAKLIPGLSFATGIELSQLLLVVVVLLVGFLVQQFFKVAERDWVLVIASVVIGMTIPMVQNNWIF, encoded by the coding sequence ATGAATACTTTAAAATTTGTATCTTTTTGCATTTACGGCATTTATTGTATTTTAGCAGAGACCTCAAAAGCACACTTAATGTCTGAATTTTGGCTGTATGTACAATTAGGTTTCTATCACGTACTTGATTGGAAAGCTTATGATCACATTCTTTTTTTAACGGTACTGGCAGTATCATTCTCTGCAGATCACTGGAAGAAAGTACTGTGGGCGGTAACCGCATTTACCTTAGGTCATACCATAGCTCTATTTTTATCTATTTATAAAGTAGTAAGTATTAATAAAAATATGATCGAATTTTTAATTCCGGTAACCATACTGATTACTGCTATTTTTGTAGTAGTCAGGTCCGGTAGTTTAAAACAACAAGCTTTATCTCCTGTTTTTATTGGAATAACTATATTTTTCGGATTGATACATGGCTTTGGGTTTTCTAACTATTTTAAAGTGATTAGTAGTAATACCGGAGCAAAATTAATACCCGGATTATCGTTTGCTACCGGGATTGAACTGTCACAATTACTATTAGTGGTAGTTGTATTATTGGTTGGGTTTTTGGTACAGCAATTCTTTAAAGTTGCAGAACGGGATTGGGTACTGGTCATAGCTTCTGTTGTTATAGGAATGACCATCCCTATGGTACAGAATAATTGGATTTTTTAA
- a CDS encoding DUF3109 family protein, with protein MFQLGKTIVSEEIFKKDFVCNLSACKGACCVQGEAGAPVETEEEAILEDIYPKIKKYLRPEGIAAIEAQGTTIKNDFDEIETPLVQGEECAYVIFDKKGTAKCGIEEAYNQGAITWKKPISCHLYPVRVQQYTEFAAVNYHKWYICDDACTLGKELQVPVYTFVKEALQRKFGDNWYQELEKIAQQYLSK; from the coding sequence ATGTTTCAGTTAGGAAAAACCATCGTTTCAGAAGAAATTTTTAAAAAAGATTTTGTGTGTAATTTATCAGCTTGTAAAGGGGCTTGCTGTGTACAAGGAGAGGCGGGTGCCCCGGTTGAAACAGAAGAGGAAGCTATACTGGAAGACATCTATCCAAAGATTAAAAAATACCTACGACCCGAAGGTATTGCAGCTATCGAAGCGCAGGGAACTACCATTAAAAATGATTTTGACGAAATTGAGACCCCACTGGTGCAGGGAGAAGAATGTGCCTACGTAATTTTTGATAAAAAGGGAACAGCCAAATGTGGTATTGAAGAAGCCTACAATCAGGGAGCCATTACCTGGAAAAAACCCATTTCCTGTCATTTATACCCGGTCAGGGTGCAGCAATATACAGAGTTTGCAGCGGTTAACTACCATAAATGGTATATCTGTGATGACGCCTGTACACTAGGGAAAGAATTACAGGTTCCCGTTTATACTTTTGTAAAAGAAGCCTTACAGCGCAAGTTTGGAGACAATTGGTATCAGGAGTTAGAAAAAATAGCTCAACAGTATTTATCCAAATAA
- a CDS encoding NHLP leader peptide family RiPP precursor: MTSTEQQQKGQEILNTIIKKSWEDESFKQELIANPVAAIEKLTGKKLNIPEGKTLVVQDQTNKHFIYINIPTKRDLDDIELNEKELEIIAGGRDFRYRDHPILNWIIQ; this comes from the coding sequence ATGACATCTACAGAACAACAACAAAAAGGACAAGAAATCCTAAACACTATTATCAAAAAATCCTGGGAAGATGAAAGTTTTAAACAGGAATTGATTGCTAATCCAGTTGCAGCAATTGAAAAACTCACCGGAAAAAAATTAAACATCCCGGAAGGTAAAACCTTAGTGGTACAAGATCAAACAAATAAACATTTTATTTACATTAATATTCCAACCAAAAGAGATTTGGACGATATTGAATTGAATGAAAAAGAATTAGAGATCATTGCAGGTGGAAGAGATTTTCGATATAGAGACCATCCGATACTGAATTGGATTATTCAATAA
- a CDS encoding NHLP leader peptide family RiPP precursor, producing the protein MNLVELQKKADSNLQKIYAKAWENEEFKQSLINDPIATLNRITKGEFNPEGVKIQVNDQTDTSTLYLNIPADPKELVADFDMELTEEDLEVIAGGVVIDIEGSYLWGAIEIDIHLEW; encoded by the coding sequence ATGAATTTAGTAGAATTGCAAAAGAAAGCAGACAGTAACTTACAAAAAATTTATGCAAAAGCATGGGAAAATGAAGAATTTAAGCAAAGTTTAATTAATGATCCTATTGCTACGCTTAATAGGATTACAAAGGGTGAATTTAATCCTGAGGGAGTAAAAATTCAGGTAAATGATCAAACAGATACTTCAACCTTATATCTTAACATTCCTGCGGATCCAAAAGAGTTAGTTGCAGATTTCGATATGGAATTAACTGAAGAAGATTTGGAAGTTATTGCAGGTGGCGTTGTAATTGATATAGAAGGAAGTTATTTATGGGGTGCGATAGAAATTGATATACACCTTGAGTGGTAG
- a CDS encoding mechanosensitive ion channel family protein, translating into MEIQTWIDQGIAFVVDFGPKVIGAILILIVSNWVIKRIIKIANKSMQKVDYDPGLEKFLVSILRWGLWILVIIMVLGTLGVETTSFAAVLAAAGLAIGLALQGSLSNFAGGVLILIFKPFRVGDVIEAQGQIGAVKMIDIFTTKMTNWQNREIIIPNGALSNGNIINYTSQGTAKVDITIGIGYNDNIKQAKEVLLGVLNDHPKVLKDPEPQVAVSELGDSAIVLIVRPAVLVEDYWTVLFDVLETSKMKLDEAGISIPYPQRDVHLFQENLPGKA; encoded by the coding sequence ATGGAAATTCAAACCTGGATTGATCAGGGCATCGCGTTTGTTGTTGATTTTGGCCCAAAAGTTATTGGAGCTATTCTTATTTTAATTGTAAGTAATTGGGTAATTAAAAGAATTATCAAAATTGCTAATAAATCCATGCAAAAAGTGGATTACGATCCGGGATTGGAAAAATTCTTGGTAAGCATTTTAAGATGGGGGCTTTGGATCCTGGTGATTATTATGGTTCTAGGAACCCTAGGGGTTGAAACCACTTCTTTTGCTGCCGTATTAGCCGCTGCAGGTCTAGCTATCGGACTGGCATTACAGGGTTCGCTATCCAATTTTGCCGGAGGGGTACTTATCCTTATTTTTAAGCCATTCCGCGTAGGAGATGTCATTGAAGCACAAGGCCAAATTGGAGCAGTTAAAATGATTGATATTTTTACGACTAAAATGACGAATTGGCAAAACCGGGAAATCATTATTCCAAACGGAGCTTTGTCTAACGGAAATATCATTAACTATACTTCACAGGGAACTGCTAAAGTTGATATTACCATAGGCATTGGGTATAATGATAATATTAAACAAGCTAAGGAAGTATTACTAGGGGTTTTAAACGATCATCCAAAAGTATTAAAAGACCCTGAACCACAGGTGGCTGTCAGTGAATTGGGAGATAGTGCTATTGTTTTAATTGTAAGACCAGCCGTATTAGTTGAAGATTACTGGACTGTTTTATTTGATGTTTTGGAAACCAGTAAAATGAAACTGGATGAAGCCGGAATTTCTATTCCTTATCCTCAAAGAGACGTACATTTATTTCAGGAGAATCTACCAGGTAAGGCTTAA
- a CDS encoding deoxycytidylate deaminase, with the protein MPALKQLRYDKAYLRIAREWGNLSHCKRKKVGALIVKDRMIISDGYNGTPTGFENPCEDEEGYTKWYVLHAEANAILKVASSTHSCKGATLYITLSPCRECSKLIHQAGIERVVYQNAYKDNSGLEFLEKAGVLIDHISDLDN; encoded by the coding sequence ATGCCAGCATTAAAACAATTACGATATGATAAAGCTTATTTACGCATTGCTCGTGAATGGGGTAATTTGTCACATTGTAAACGTAAAAAAGTAGGAGCATTGATTGTAAAAGACCGGATGATTATTTCAGACGGGTATAATGGCACCCCTACTGGCTTTGAAAATCCCTGTGAAGATGAAGAAGGCTATACTAAGTGGTACGTATTACACGCAGAAGCAAATGCTATTTTAAAAGTAGCTTCTTCTACACATTCATGTAAGGGAGCAACCTTGTATATTACCTTGTCTCCCTGTCGCGAATGTAGTAAATTGATTCACCAGGCCGGGATTGAGAGAGTTGTGTATCAAAATGCCTATAAAGACAATTCAGGATTGGAGTTTTTAGAAAAAGCAGGAGTATTAATTGACCATATTTCGGATTTAGACAATTGA
- a CDS encoding NHLP leader peptide family RiPP precursor yields the protein MELTKEQELFQQIINEAWENEGFKAELLENPVQAIETLTGEKLNIPEGKTLVVRDQTDENTVYINIPAAMPVEDNDVELNEEQLEAVAGGYELIKRPLIFYPRPSLPWEKINTAKF from the coding sequence ATGGAACTTACAAAAGAACAAGAGTTATTTCAACAAATTATTAACGAAGCTTGGGAAAACGAAGGTTTTAAAGCTGAATTACTAGAAAATCCGGTACAGGCGATAGAAACTTTAACCGGTGAAAAGTTAAACATCCCTGAAGGAAAAACGCTGGTAGTAAGAGATCAGACAGATGAAAATACGGTATATATCAATATTCCAGCAGCAATGCCTGTTGAGGATAATGATGTAGAGTTAAATGAGGAACAACTAGAGGCGGTTGCCGGAGGATATGAGCTAATAAAAAGACCTCTTATTTTCTACCCTAGACCTTCACTACCCTGGGAAAAAATTAACACTGCAAAATTTTAA
- a CDS encoding 2-hydroxyacid dehydrogenase, translated as MKILHLDNNHPLLIAELDKAGYHNDTDYTSDKKEIEEKISNYDGIIIRSRFAIDRSFLSKATHLKFIGRVGAGLESIDLNFAKQQGIHLFSAPEGNRNAVSEHALGMLLALFNNLINANEEVKNGQWNREKNRGIELDGKFIGLIGYGNMGKAFAKKLRGFEVEVLCYDIKENVGDQNATQVPLSVLFNKAEVVSLHTPWTPLTDKMVNQEFINNFKNPFWLLNTARGKSVVTEDVMVALKNGKILGAGLDVLEYEKLSFEQLFGSKESMPDALQELLSMKQVILSPHIAGWTVESKRKLAQTIVDKIIAQFGVQN; from the coding sequence ATGAAGATTTTACACCTTGATAACAACCATCCTCTGCTTATTGCTGAACTAGATAAAGCAGGTTATCATAATGATACGGACTACACTTCGGATAAAAAGGAAATTGAGGAAAAAATTAGTAATTATGACGGAATTATCATCCGTAGTCGTTTTGCTATAGACCGTTCTTTTTTAAGTAAAGCAACCCATCTTAAATTTATTGGTCGAGTAGGGGCAGGATTAGAAAGTATTGACTTGAATTTTGCTAAACAACAAGGAATCCATCTATTTTCCGCACCCGAAGGAAACCGTAATGCTGTTAGTGAGCATGCACTTGGAATGTTACTAGCGTTATTTAATAACTTAATCAATGCAAACGAAGAAGTAAAAAACGGGCAATGGAACCGCGAAAAAAATCGTGGAATTGAATTGGATGGAAAATTCATAGGGCTTATCGGGTACGGAAATATGGGAAAGGCTTTTGCTAAAAAACTTCGGGGTTTTGAGGTAGAAGTGCTTTGTTACGATATAAAAGAAAATGTGGGTGATCAAAATGCAACACAAGTACCTTTATCCGTATTGTTTAATAAAGCTGAAGTGGTAAGCCTACATACCCCCTGGACTCCCTTGACGGATAAAATGGTGAATCAGGAATTTATTAATAACTTTAAAAATCCATTTTGGTTATTAAATACTGCCAGGGGTAAAAGTGTGGTAACAGAAGATGTGATGGTTGCTTTAAAAAACGGTAAGATACTTGGAGCCGGACTAGACGTTCTGGAATACGAAAAACTGTCGTTTGAACAGTTATTTGGAAGTAAAGAAAGCATGCCGGATGCATTACAAGAACTTTTAAGTATGAAACAGGTCATTTTAAGTCCGCATATTGCCGGCTGGACGGTTGAATCTAAAAGAAAACTTGCACAAACTATCGTAGATAAGATCATAGCACAATTTGGTGTACAAAACTAA
- a CDS encoding S41 family peptidase, protein MGGYSKKFLPLVIGVAMGSGVFLGSRLDFDDPAAELFTYNSKKEKLNRLIDYIDYEYVDEIDTDSIVDVTVNRILENLDPHSTYISPEELEGITENMQGDFIGIGVTYYPYNDTISVINTIKGGPSEQAGIKAGDRILMADNDTLYGPQLQQSQLAGKLRGELNSRVRLKVYRHGRGTFDVTVTRGKVPLESIDATYMLTSSMGYIKINRFAETTFTEFKKALRKLKKEGAASMIIDLRDNGGGFIAPALKIADEFLEDDKLIMFTKNKKGTIENNYASSTGIFEKGDLYVLLNENSASASEIFAGAIQDNDRGTIVGRRSYGKGLVQREMSLGDGSAVRLTISRYYTPTGRSIQRPYKKNGNKAYFNEYLERYRNGELQSADSIQVADSLKFRTPGGKIVYGGGGIIPDIFVGKEGSRASETLSYMVRNGFMGRYVFEQIDKDRATYQDWSRTDFIDNFVVDDTMADGFMSYAEEVGINMNLTNYQDLLKKYLKAIIARQLYNSSAYEQILNKEDRMVNKVLSLYQNS, encoded by the coding sequence ATGGGAGGATATTCAAAGAAATTTTTACCGCTGGTTATCGGAGTTGCAATGGGATCCGGCGTTTTTTTAGGAAGCAGACTGGATTTTGATGATCCGGCCGCCGAACTTTTTACGTATAATTCTAAAAAAGAAAAGCTAAACCGCTTAATTGATTACATTGATTACGAATATGTAGATGAAATTGATACGGATAGTATTGTAGATGTAACTGTTAATCGAATTTTAGAAAATTTAGATCCGCATTCTACCTATATTTCTCCGGAAGAACTGGAAGGTATTACTGAAAATATGCAGGGTGATTTTATCGGGATCGGAGTTACCTACTATCCCTATAACGATACCATATCCGTAATTAACACGATTAAAGGCGGACCTAGCGAACAGGCGGGGATCAAGGCGGGAGACCGTATATTGATGGCGGATAACGACACGCTGTACGGCCCTCAATTGCAACAAAGCCAATTAGCCGGTAAACTAAGAGGGGAGTTAAATAGCCGGGTACGCTTAAAAGTATACCGTCATGGCAGAGGAACTTTTGACGTTACCGTAACCAGGGGTAAAGTACCTTTAGAAAGTATTGATGCCACCTATATGCTTACCTCCTCTATGGGGTACATAAAAATTAACCGCTTTGCCGAAACTACGTTTACCGAATTTAAAAAAGCCCTACGTAAATTAAAAAAAGAAGGAGCTGCTTCTATGATTATAGACTTGAGGGATAACGGAGGCGGTTTTATAGCCCCGGCCCTTAAAATTGCCGATGAATTCCTGGAAGATGATAAATTAATTATGTTTACTAAAAATAAAAAAGGAACTATTGAAAATAATTACGCTTCCAGTACCGGTATTTTTGAAAAAGGGGATTTGTACGTATTACTAAACGAAAATTCAGCTTCTGCCAGCGAAATTTTTGCAGGTGCCATACAAGATAATGATCGGGGCACCATTGTTGGTCGCCGATCATATGGAAAAGGTCTGGTACAACGTGAAATGTCATTAGGTGACGGGAGCGCAGTACGTCTAACCATTTCGAGGTATTATACTCCGACCGGTAGGTCCATTCAGAGACCTTATAAAAAGAACGGGAACAAAGCTTATTTTAACGAATACCTGGAACGATATCGCAACGGGGAATTACAAAGCGCTGATAGTATCCAGGTAGCAGACTCCTTAAAGTTTAGGACACCCGGTGGTAAAATTGTGTACGGCGGTGGCGGGATCATACCAGATATTTTTGTAGGTAAAGAAGGATCAAGAGCAAGTGAAACCTTAAGTTATATGGTGCGTAACGGATTTATGGGTCGGTATGTATTTGAACAAATTGATAAAGATAGGGCAACCTACCAGGATTGGTCAAGAACTGATTTTATAGACAATTTTGTAGTAGATGATACAATGGCTGACGGTTTTATGTCTTATGCTGAGGAAGTTGGTATTAATATGAACCTTACCAATTACCAGGATCTATTAAAAAAATACCTAAAAGCAATTATTGCCCGGCAACTTTATAATAGCAGTGCCTATGAACAAATACTGAATAAAGAAGATCGTATGGTGAATAAAGTTTTATCTTTATATCAGAATTCGTAA
- a CDS encoding MarC family protein — MNFDLKEVLTASMILFAVIDIIGSIPIIIGLRNKVGHIQSEKASIVAGILMIVFLFVGKKILNLIGIDVNSFAVAGSFIIFFIALEMILGIQLYKDDAPETAAVVPIAFPLIAGAGTMTSLLSLRSEYATINIIIAVLINIIFVYIVLKSSGRIERFLGKQGINVIRKIFGVILLAIAVKLFATNIKGLF; from the coding sequence ATGAATTTTGACTTAAAAGAAGTACTAACTGCCAGTATGATTTTATTTGCGGTTATTGATATCATCGGTAGTATTCCTATCATTATAGGTTTGCGTAATAAAGTAGGACATATTCAAAGTGAAAAGGCATCTATTGTTGCAGGCATTTTAATGATTGTTTTTTTATTTGTAGGAAAGAAGATTTTAAACCTTATTGGGATAGACGTTAACTCCTTTGCGGTTGCCGGTTCTTTTATTATCTTTTTTATTGCCCTTGAAATGATTTTAGGCATTCAGCTATATAAAGATGATGCTCCGGAAACGGCTGCTGTGGTACCTATCGCTTTTCCGCTGATTGCAGGTGCCGGAACAATGACCTCGCTATTATCCCTACGATCAGAATATGCGACTATTAATATCATCATTGCTGTTTTAATAAATATTATCTTTGTATACATTGTCCTTAAGTCTTCTGGGCGTATTGAACGTTTTTTAGGTAAACAGGGGATTAATGTTATCCGGAAAATCTTTGGTGTGATTCTTCTGGCTATTGCAGTAAAATTGTTTGCAACTAATATTAAAGGTCTTTTTTAA